The Pontibacter pudoricolor genome contains a region encoding:
- a CDS encoding YceI family protein, producing the protein MKKYPVLLGALSLAALLSFTPATKNVADKPAVTAVAAANLKVNTQASTMKWNAKKVGGEHYGKINLADGALQVNGNKLAGGNFTIDMRSIVVEDITRAESNKKLTDHLKSDDFFSVENHPTATFTITKVGRLTKAKAGEPNYNVTGNLTIKGITNQITFPATVKVTGKSVEATALIEVDRTKYDIKYRSGMMGTAADKIIYDNFTIDLKLVADAGVNTAESK; encoded by the coding sequence ATGAAGAAGTATCCTGTACTGTTGGGAGCCCTGTCATTGGCTGCGCTGCTCTCGTTTACCCCGGCAACAAAAAATGTTGCGGATAAACCTGCCGTAACTGCCGTAGCAGCAGCAAACCTGAAAGTGAATACCCAGGCAAGCACCATGAAGTGGAATGCCAAGAAAGTGGGAGGGGAGCATTACGGAAAGATAAACCTGGCAGATGGCGCACTTCAGGTGAACGGCAACAAACTGGCAGGCGGTAATTTTACAATAGACATGCGCTCTATAGTTGTAGAGGATATTACAAGGGCCGAATCGAACAAGAAACTGACCGACCACCTGAAGTCCGATGACTTTTTCTCGGTTGAAAATCACCCGACGGCTACGTTTACCATTACAAAGGTTGGTCGCCTGACCAAAGCAAAAGCAGGAGAGCCGAACTATAACGTAACAGGTAACTTAACTATAAAAGGCATTACGAACCAGATCACGTTTCCGGCAACAGTAAAAGTTACTGGCAAATCGGTGGAGGCAACAGCCCTGATAGAAGTAGACCGCACCAAATACGACATCAAATACAGATCGGGTATGATGGGGACGGCTGCTGATAAGATCATTTACGATAACTTTACCATTGACCTGAAACTGGTAGCGGATGCAGGTGTAAATACTGCCGAAAGCAAATAA
- a CDS encoding DUF4625 domain-containing protein, whose protein sequence is MKKLNWAFLILFSFAFVACDDDDDEVTLDTTDPVITITSPTTGSTVTAGGVINLEGNVTDNEGLEEITISITDPSGVNTELTDMTIRDFLNDDRNADFDLDINVDANAAPGDWTVIVTALDDAGNEASKSVMVTLSE, encoded by the coding sequence ATGAAAAAACTTAATTGGGCATTCCTGATCCTTTTTTCTTTTGCGTTTGTTGCCTGCGATGACGATGATGATGAAGTAACGCTGGACACAACTGATCCTGTAATCACGATCACTTCCCCTACTACCGGTTCTACAGTTACGGCTGGCGGTGTAATTAACCTGGAAGGTAATGTCACTGATAACGAGGGACTGGAAGAAATTACGATCAGTATTACAGACCCAAGTGGTGTAAATACCGAGCTTACTGATATGACTATCAGAGACTTCCTGAACGACGATAGAAATGCAGATTTTGACCTTGACATTAACGTAGATGCTAACGCAGCTCCTGGCGACTGGACTGTTATTGTAACAGCTCTGGACGATGCCGGAAACGAAGCATCTAAGTCTGTAATGGTTACCTTGAGTGAATAA
- a CDS encoding cold-shock protein, translating to MNNGTVKFFNDTKGFGFIKEENSNQEYFVHVTGLVNEIRENDKVTFDLQEGKRGLNAVNVKLA from the coding sequence ATGAATAACGGAACAGTAAAATTCTTCAACGACACTAAAGGTTTTGGTTTCATCAAAGAAGAAAATTCAAATCAGGAGTACTTTGTACACGTAACTGGTTTAGTAAACGAAATCAGAGAGAACGACAAGGTTACTTTTGATCTACAGGAAGGCAAGAGAGGACTGAACGCAGTCAATGTAAAGTTAGCGTAG
- a CDS encoding ABC transporter ATP-binding protein yields the protein MAFLDVSGISVVEEGIVILEDINFSMEEHRKIAISGETGSGKSTLLQTIAGLVQPSAGQVMFEGKKVIGPHDKLVPGHPGIAYLSQQFELPQFLRVEQVLSYSNSLSAEEARTLYEVCRISHLAKRRTNQLSGGERQRIALALLLSSWPSLLLLDEPFSNLDMGHKSILKSVIHDISDELGITLILISHDPYDTLSWADEILVIQDGKLIQQGDPQQIYKQPVDEYTASLFGKYNVIPASKSELFAEGTSNKRKGKDLLIRPESVTLAASGGVPGIVTAAQYFGSFYELDVQVEEVTLLVRTNREGLKAGDAVQVKLKNVWWV from the coding sequence ATGGCCTTTTTAGATGTTTCCGGAATTAGTGTGGTAGAAGAAGGCATCGTTATATTAGAAGACATTAACTTCAGTATGGAGGAGCACCGGAAGATCGCCATTTCAGGTGAAACCGGCTCGGGTAAAAGCACGCTGCTGCAAACTATAGCCGGCCTTGTACAGCCAAGTGCCGGACAGGTCATGTTCGAGGGTAAAAAGGTGATCGGACCGCATGATAAGCTGGTGCCCGGCCACCCTGGCATCGCTTACCTGTCGCAGCAGTTCGAGCTGCCCCAATTTTTGCGTGTAGAGCAGGTACTCAGCTATTCCAATTCCTTGTCAGCCGAAGAAGCACGGACACTGTACGAGGTATGCCGCATCAGTCATCTGGCAAAACGAAGAACCAACCAGCTTTCCGGTGGCGAAAGACAGCGCATCGCCCTTGCCCTTCTGCTCAGTTCCTGGCCCAGCCTGCTCCTTCTCGATGAGCCTTTCTCAAACCTCGACATGGGACATAAAAGCATCCTGAAATCTGTTATTCATGACATCAGTGATGAACTTGGAATTACCTTAATCCTCATCTCTCACGACCCGTACGATACACTTTCCTGGGCCGATGAGATACTGGTTATACAGGATGGCAAACTGATACAACAGGGCGATCCGCAACAGATCTATAAACAGCCGGTAGATGAGTACACTGCCTCGCTCTTCGGGAAATATAACGTCATACCTGCCAGCAAATCAGAACTATTCGCTGAAGGCACCAGCAATAAAAGGAAAGGGAAAGATCTGCTCATCCGCCCTGAAAGTGTCACCTTAGCTGCGTCGGGAGGTGTGCCGGGTATAGTTACTGCGGCACAGTACTTTGGCAGCTTTTATGAGCTGGATGTACAGGTTGAGGAAGTAACGCTGCTGGTGAGAACGAACCGGGAGGGGTTAAAAGCGGGCGATGCGGTGCAGGTGAAGCTTAAGAATGTGTGGTGGGTTTAG
- a CDS encoding cation-translocating P-type ATPase, protein MWFTRSVEDALQEFKVDPAKGLSEAEAQARLVKYGRNKLEGRKKKSVLQLFVQQLNDWLIFVLFAAVLITLFMGEYIDAVIILIVIILNAVLGVVQEVKAGNAIEALQKIASPKALVRREGIVKEIDSEEVVPGDILVLETGRYIAADLRLIETINLQVEESALTGESVPSSKHAKQVCTDEQTPLGDRANSAFMSTLVTYGRGVGLAVGTGMQTEVGKIADILQTGEAKTPLEIRLDELGKTIAKLAIGICVLIFGVAMLQGRDLAEMFLLSVSLAVASIPEGLAAIVAIVLSIGVTNMSRHNAIIRRLPAVETLGSVNIICSDKTGTLTQNKMTVQKYFTLEGEVTIDRQNQANPTETGHLLAKAMILCSDATYHQGEGTGDPTEIALLVLGDDLGIDRNALHKHNKRVGEYAFDSDRKLMSTLVEGVGNYTVYTKGAIDNLLKIATHVLENNFAVTLTEAHKKQFVEATERMSDKALRTLGVAYKPVATVVPAEEMEKELVLIGLVGMIDPPRLEVKTSVEKAKQAGITSVMITGDHKTTAFAIAHELGIADTIDQAITGQELEELTQEELDSHVNNYRVFARVSPEHKVQIVRALKDHGNIVSMTGDGVNDAPSLNTADIGVAMGITGTDVAKGASDMILTDDNFATIVTAIEQGRNIYNNIKKAVIFLLTCNLGEVVAMVVTLLIGWEAPLIATQLLWINLMTDSLPAVALGMDPGDPDVMKEKPRDPKESFFAGGAGGRAVFGGILIGALTIFAFWYGYYENGYSPFDKDVPAATLQNARTMAFLTLVACQLYYALALRSPIKSIFQVGIFTNLYLIGAIALGLILQLLLVSIPFTQKAFRISMPDRNGWIAVVLLGLVPLLVNELYKLILRARQKV, encoded by the coding sequence ATGTGGTTTACCAGATCAGTAGAAGATGCACTTCAGGAATTTAAGGTTGATCCTGCAAAGGGACTATCAGAGGCAGAAGCACAGGCCAGGCTGGTAAAATACGGGCGCAATAAACTGGAAGGCCGGAAGAAGAAAAGCGTTTTGCAGCTTTTTGTGCAGCAACTCAACGACTGGCTGATCTTTGTGCTTTTTGCAGCTGTGCTTATCACCCTTTTTATGGGCGAGTACATCGATGCTGTTATCATTCTTATCGTTATTATTCTGAACGCAGTGCTTGGCGTAGTGCAGGAAGTAAAGGCAGGAAACGCTATTGAAGCACTTCAGAAAATAGCCTCGCCTAAAGCACTTGTGCGCCGCGAGGGTATCGTAAAAGAGATCGATTCGGAGGAGGTTGTACCCGGCGATATATTGGTACTGGAAACCGGCAGGTACATTGCCGCAGACCTGCGACTGATCGAAACTATAAACCTGCAGGTAGAGGAATCTGCGCTTACCGGCGAGTCGGTGCCAAGCAGTAAGCACGCGAAACAGGTTTGCACAGATGAGCAGACACCGCTCGGCGACAGAGCCAATTCTGCCTTTATGTCTACGTTGGTTACGTATGGCCGTGGGGTGGGCCTGGCAGTAGGTACCGGCATGCAGACAGAAGTGGGCAAGATCGCAGACATCCTCCAGACCGGAGAAGCTAAAACACCCCTGGAAATCAGGCTGGATGAGCTGGGCAAAACAATTGCGAAACTGGCCATAGGCATTTGCGTGCTGATATTTGGTGTAGCCATGCTGCAGGGCCGCGACCTGGCTGAAATGTTTTTGCTTTCGGTGTCGCTGGCGGTTGCATCCATTCCCGAAGGGCTTGCGGCTATAGTTGCTATTGTGCTCTCTATTGGCGTAACCAACATGTCGCGCCACAACGCTATTATCCGGCGCCTGCCCGCCGTCGAAACACTGGGTTCTGTAAACATCATTTGCTCCGATAAAACAGGTACGCTCACCCAGAATAAGATGACGGTGCAGAAATACTTTACCCTGGAGGGTGAAGTAACTATAGACAGGCAAAACCAGGCCAACCCTACCGAAACCGGCCACTTGCTGGCAAAAGCCATGATCCTTTGCTCTGATGCTACTTACCACCAGGGGGAAGGAACCGGCGACCCAACCGAAATTGCTTTGCTCGTTTTAGGAGATGACTTGGGAATAGACCGCAATGCCTTACATAAACATAACAAACGGGTAGGAGAGTACGCCTTCGACTCCGACCGGAAACTGATGTCGACGCTGGTGGAGGGAGTTGGCAACTATACCGTTTACACCAAAGGCGCTATTGATAACCTGCTGAAGATTGCCACGCATGTACTGGAAAATAATTTTGCGGTAACACTGACCGAGGCGCATAAAAAGCAGTTTGTAGAAGCTACTGAGCGCATGTCGGATAAGGCGCTGCGAACGTTGGGTGTTGCCTATAAACCGGTAGCTACTGTAGTGCCTGCCGAAGAGATGGAGAAAGAGCTGGTGCTTATCGGTCTGGTTGGCATGATCGACCCGCCGCGGTTAGAGGTAAAAACATCCGTAGAAAAAGCAAAGCAGGCCGGCATAACATCGGTCATGATCACCGGCGACCATAAAACCACCGCCTTTGCCATTGCCCACGAGCTTGGCATTGCCGATACCATAGACCAAGCGATTACAGGTCAGGAACTGGAGGAACTTACCCAGGAAGAACTGGATAGCCATGTGAACAATTACCGCGTTTTTGCGCGTGTTTCGCCCGAGCACAAGGTACAGATCGTGCGCGCCCTGAAAGACCACGGAAACATAGTGTCGATGACCGGCGATGGCGTAAACGATGCGCCCTCGCTTAACACGGCAGATATTGGCGTGGCAATGGGTATAACCGGAACCGACGTGGCAAAAGGCGCTTCCGACATGATCCTGACCGATGATAATTTTGCAACTATAGTTACGGCCATAGAGCAGGGGCGCAACATCTATAACAACATCAAAAAGGCCGTTATTTTTCTGCTTACCTGCAACCTGGGCGAGGTAGTGGCCATGGTCGTTACTTTACTGATCGGGTGGGAAGCGCCGCTTATTGCTACACAGTTGCTCTGGATTAACCTGATGACAGACTCGTTGCCGGCAGTAGCACTGGGCATGGACCCCGGCGACCCGGATGTGATGAAGGAAAAGCCAAGAGACCCAAAGGAAAGTTTTTTTGCCGGTGGTGCCGGTGGCAGAGCAGTGTTTGGCGGAATCCTGATCGGGGCGTTAACCATCTTTGCCTTCTGGTACGGGTATTATGAAAACGGCTATAGTCCTTTTGATAAAGACGTGCCGGCAGCAACACTGCAGAACGCCCGCACCATGGCTTTCCTGACGCTGGTGGCCTGCCAGCTGTATTACGCGCTTGCCCTGCGCAGCCCGATCAAGTCTATTTTCCAGGTGGGTATTTTCACTAACCTGTATTTGATCGGGGCCATTGCACTGGGACTGATCCTGCAGTTACTACTCGTTAGTATTCCTTTCACACAAAAGGCTTTCAGAATCAGTATGCCCGA
- a CDS encoding PQQ-dependent sugar dehydrogenase, with the protein MKRLTLSVAATIVLALAGTGCNQRTTTPEEGTQTTTTDSTETPEPDTATTRATGKPLETRVANVPEQQPTFPEQNRARAITSDATFDVTVLAKNLENPWAVEPLPNGDLLVTEKPGRMRIVTAAGQLGQPLTGVPKVDARGQGGLLDVALSPNFATDRTIYWSFSEPRGNGNATSVAKGVLSADNKSLSQVKVIFQAKPVYNGDKHFGSRLAFGPDGMLYVTLGERSDLEIRPQAQQMGSHMGKLLRITTDGKPAPDNPFINQKGALPEIWTVGHRNVQAAAFDDQGRLWIVEHGPNGGDEVNLIEKGKNYGWPLVTFGEEYSGKPIPNAVTTKQGFVDPVYYWDPVIAPSGAQFYSGSAFPQWQGNLFVGGLKDKVLVRLQLENDRVTGEEHLLGDRNQRIRDVRQGPDGSLYIVTDEKNGELWKISPKK; encoded by the coding sequence ATGAAAAGACTGACACTTTCAGTAGCGGCAACTATAGTTCTGGCTCTTGCCGGAACAGGCTGCAACCAACGCACTACTACTCCCGAAGAGGGCACACAAACCACTACCACCGACTCTACTGAAACACCTGAACCAGATACAGCAACTACCCGGGCAACCGGCAAGCCACTCGAAACCAGGGTAGCTAACGTACCGGAACAGCAACCAACTTTTCCGGAACAGAACCGGGCCAGGGCCATAACATCCGATGCAACTTTTGATGTGACGGTACTGGCAAAGAACCTGGAAAATCCGTGGGCGGTAGAGCCACTTCCGAACGGCGACCTGTTGGTAACTGAAAAGCCGGGAAGAATGAGAATTGTAACGGCAGCCGGCCAACTGGGCCAACCACTAACCGGCGTACCTAAGGTTGATGCACGTGGCCAGGGTGGTTTGCTGGATGTAGCACTTAGTCCGAATTTCGCAACGGACCGGACTATATACTGGAGCTTTTCGGAGCCACGCGGAAACGGCAACGCTACCAGTGTGGCAAAAGGCGTTCTCTCAGCCGACAATAAAAGCTTATCCCAGGTAAAGGTTATTTTTCAGGCAAAACCGGTGTACAACGGAGACAAGCATTTTGGTTCCCGTTTAGCTTTTGGGCCTGATGGCATGCTGTATGTAACCTTAGGCGAACGCTCTGACCTGGAAATAAGACCGCAGGCGCAGCAGATGGGCAGCCACATGGGCAAGCTGCTTCGCATTACAACCGATGGCAAACCTGCTCCCGACAATCCGTTTATAAACCAGAAGGGCGCACTGCCTGAGATCTGGACAGTTGGGCACCGCAATGTGCAGGCGGCGGCATTTGATGACCAGGGAAGACTATGGATTGTGGAGCACGGACCTAACGGCGGCGACGAAGTAAACCTGATAGAAAAAGGAAAGAACTATGGCTGGCCACTTGTTACGTTCGGCGAAGAGTACTCAGGTAAACCCATACCAAATGCCGTAACGACCAAGCAGGGCTTTGTAGATCCTGTGTATTACTGGGACCCTGTAATTGCTCCATCGGGCGCGCAGTTTTATTCCGGCAGCGCTTTCCCGCAATGGCAGGGCAATTTGTTTGTAGGTGGCCTAAAAGATAAAGTACTGGTACGATTGCAACTGGAGAATGACCGTGTTACCGGAGAAGAGCATTTGCTTGGCGACCGTAACCAGCGCATCCGGGATGTGCGCCAGGGCCCGGACGGTTCACTGTATATAGTTACCGACGAGAAGAACGGAGAGCTTTGGAAAATCTCTCCTAAAAAATAA
- a CDS encoding sensor histidine kinase translates to MIEILKPVIFITPVLLVLAIGIILFVFKYQRRMLQHQEHLRQLQEAKQRQLLDATIQAQEEERRRVARDLHDEVGAMLALVKLNVHQLTAQAENKEAGQQVKKMLDEVMGSVRQISHNLMPVVLDKMGLPQALEAMRRSIPAASGVEMKLHCNQPEKRIEPKTELFLYRAVQELLNNTFKHAQASEVRVDLQFSDKDLQLTYQDNGNGFDYERLTNQQDTSGGLGLMNLQARLELLNGRFDFFSALNSGTKATISVPIS, encoded by the coding sequence ATGATAGAGATACTGAAGCCAGTGATTTTTATTACGCCGGTGCTGCTGGTGCTTGCCATTGGTATTATCCTGTTCGTTTTTAAATACCAGCGGCGCATGCTGCAGCACCAGGAACATTTGCGCCAGCTGCAGGAAGCCAAACAGCGCCAGTTACTGGATGCTACTATACAAGCACAGGAAGAGGAGCGCCGTCGGGTTGCCCGCGACCTGCACGATGAAGTGGGAGCAATGCTCGCGTTGGTAAAATTAAATGTACATCAGCTTACAGCACAGGCAGAGAATAAAGAAGCGGGACAGCAGGTTAAAAAAATGCTGGATGAAGTAATGGGCAGCGTAAGGCAGATCTCCCATAACCTGATGCCGGTCGTGCTTGATAAAATGGGCTTGCCTCAGGCCCTGGAAGCCATGCGACGTTCCATTCCAGCTGCATCAGGGGTAGAAATGAAACTGCACTGTAACCAACCTGAAAAACGGATAGAACCTAAAACAGAGTTGTTCCTGTACCGCGCTGTACAGGAGCTTCTGAATAATACATTCAAGCATGCGCAGGCTTCCGAGGTGCGGGTAGATCTTCAGTTCTCTGACAAAGACCTGCAGCTTACTTACCAGGATAACGGGAACGGATTTGATTACGAGCGCCTCACGAATCAGCAAGATACCAGCGGAGGACTTGGTTTGATGAACCTGCAGGCCCGCCTGGAATTGCTGAACGGGAGGTTCGATTTTTTCTCAGCACTAAATTCCGGTACAAAGGCTACTATTTCTGTTCCGATTTCGTAA
- a CDS encoding response regulator: MDFQPLTLAIADDHTLFRKGVLEILKAYNEITVVADANNGAELIEKIEAAPELPHVVLLDLEMPEMDGIATARYILSKYPAVKILIVSMYGEESLVEKLLNEGVHGYLLKSAEPDELRDALQYLIQDKKYFYNTLKIDL, translated from the coding sequence ATGGATTTTCAGCCACTTACACTTGCCATTGCCGATGACCACACACTTTTCAGGAAGGGCGTGCTGGAAATACTGAAAGCCTACAATGAAATAACCGTTGTTGCCGATGCCAATAACGGCGCAGAACTGATTGAAAAGATCGAAGCTGCCCCGGAGTTACCCCACGTAGTACTACTGGACCTGGAAATGCCGGAAATGGATGGAATTGCTACTGCACGCTATATTTTAAGCAAGTACCCGGCCGTTAAAATTCTGATCGTATCGATGTATGGAGAAGAATCTCTGGTTGAAAAGTTGCTGAACGAAGGCGTACACGGTTACCTGCTGAAGAGTGCCGAGCCAGACGAACTGCGAGATGCCCTGCAATACCTGATACAAGACAAAAAGTATTTCTACAACACATTAAAGATAGACCTGTAG